CTCCAAACCCCAAGGGCGAGAATATTGCCTCTTCTCCCCTCTTCAAAACCTTCCTTGGCAAGGCTGAAGAATACATAAAAAAGCCCCTCCGCATTAAGCAACTCCTGAATGATGCTTATCAGAAAGCCAGCGAGAAAAACGACTTAGGTACGCTGGCCCAAGAGGCTTGGGAAAGTTTACAGGTGCTGTTTCGGTTGGTGCGCACGTCCGTATCGGGCGAGTATACCGGCGTACCTACGCCTACTATCGTAGCGGCAGTAGCGGTGCTCATCTATTTCCTAAGCCCTATCGACCTGATTCCGGATTTTATTCCGGTTATTGGCTTGCTCGATGATGTGGCTCTACTGGCCTGGTTTACCACCAAGTTAAAGGAAGAAATGGACCACTTCGTAGCCTGGGAGCACTCTCGGCCAACTGTGGTTAACACCAGCAGTGCAATGGCTACCACGAATGGTCCGGTAGACAGCCCTTCCGGCGCTGCCGTATCCTTAACCTCCACGGATGGCACCACGTCCGAATCGGGTCCGAAGCCGCAAAATGCCCCCCAGACGTCGCCCGACCACACATTAGATCGGGGCGTGGAAGCGCCGGAGTCGGCAAAGCGTATGGGAACGGTTGACTTGAATCATCCGGCGGCTGGCTCTGGCCCCGCACAGTCCCGCACCGATTCGGGTATCTCTTCGCCCGATAGCAGCAATCCTAATCCTAGCCTGGCGGGCCCGAATGATACCACGCCCAAAACAGGTGTGCAGCCCCACGCCGACGACACCTATAACACCGACGGCAGCCGCACCCGCAACGATAGCTCCAATGATACGGGCGGAAACGTGCGCTAAACGCAGTATCCAGACACAAAAAAGCCCCCAGAATTCTGGGGGCTTTTTTGTGTCTGGATGAACTCTTTATCTATGCTACCTGCCGAACTTCGGGGGTGTGCGAGGCTACGTAGCTTACAAAATCACCCACCGTGCTCAAAGGCACTTCATCTGGGATGGTGATTTTGAAGCTGCGCTCGAGTTCAAGAATAATGTCTACTACATCAACCGTGTCGAACCCAAGCTCGCGGCTCAGGTTGCTGCCGATACGCAGGCGCGTGGGCTTGATGGCTTTACGCTTGCTGATGATGCGCAGCACTTGCTGCTCGATGGTAGAAGGGACAGAGGTAGAAGAGGAAATCATAAAAGGGGAAGTATACAGAAAGAAGACTGTAGACCTGAGAAGTGAGATTTAGTTTACCAGGGCGGCTACTCTAACGTCTCACTTCTCAGTTCTCGTGTCTGAAAGTTTAAGCTTCAGCTAAAACAGGTGGGCGAGTGGCGCGGATTTCTTCCGCGTCGGCGGGGGGCGTTACTGGGGCATCAGGATCGTTTCCGGTGATCTTGGCCCGGAGCCGTTCGTTGATCAAATACATAACAGGGACTACTACAAGGGTGATAATGGTTGCAAAGCTAAGACCGAAAATAATGGTCCAGGCTAGTGGTCCCCAGAACACCACTGACTCGCCTCCAATGAAGAAGTGTGGCTGGAAAGAGTTGAACATCTCATAGAAATCAATATTCAAGCCAATTGCAAGTGGGATAAGTCCTAGAATAGCCGCAGTGGCCGTCAAGATCACCGGATTCAGACGCGTCCGACCTGCCAACACAATGGCTTCTCGTAGCGGCATGCCCTGAGAACGAAGCATATCCGTGAATTCAACGAGCAGAATACCGTTTTTCACTACGATACCCGCTAAGGCAATAATTCCTACGCCGGTCATTACAATACTTACGTTCATGCCCGTAATAGCCAAGCCCAGCATTACCCCGATGATAGAGAAGATTACCTCCGTCAGGATGATGATCGGCTTGCTCACCGAGTTGAACTGCGTTACCAGAATAATGAAGATCAAGGCTAACGCACCTACCGCAGCTATGCCGAGGAAGTCGCTGGTCTCCTGCTGATCTTCCTGCGCACCACCCATGCTAATAGTATAGCCAGAGGGCGTTGGGAAAGCTTTCAGCGCCGTTTCAATCTCACGAACCACATCGGGGCCAGTGAAGCCATTCAGTACGTTCGAGGAGATGGTGATAACCCGCTTCACGTCTTTGCGCTTGATACCACCATAGGTAGTACCGTACTCCACACCAGCAACCGAGGAAATCGGTACTTGACGAATCTGGCCGGTCGCGTCACGGAAGGTCAGGGGCGAGTTCAAAATAGCGTTTACATCCTCGCGGTAAGGCTTAGCGTAGCGCACCTGAATCGGATAGTCGTCATCGGCTGTTTTGAACTTGCTGGCTTCGTAGCCATAGATGGCTGTGCGAACTTCAACCCCAATCTGAGCAGTGCTAATGCCTTCGCGGTTAGCCCGCACCCGGTCGATGTTGACGGCAATTTCGGGGTTACGGTCTTCTAGGTTAGAGCGCAGATCTTCGATACCGCCAATGTTGAGCGAGTCGATGTAGCGTTCTACCTTTTTGGAAAGCGCAGCCAACTGCTGGTAGTCGTCGCCGGCTACTTCAATGGCAATAGGCTTACCAGTGGGCGGTCCGCTAGCTTCCTGGTCAACCGAAATTTCGGCCCCCGGAATGCCTTTTACCACTTCCCGAATATCATCCATGTAGGTAGAGGTCTTGGGGCCAGTCCGCTCGCTTAGCTCCTTGAAAGCAACACCAATTTTCGCCAAGTGCGACTGCGAAACGCCCGTAGCCGTAGCTTCGCCGGGGTCGCCGGCACCAATGGCTACGTTGGAAATGACCGATTCTACGTCGGGGTTATTTTTGCCAATAACGCCATAAATACGCTTCTCTAGCTCCCGTGCTACCGAATCGGTCACCGCTACGCGCGTGCCGACTGGCATTTTCAGGTACGTGTAAATGAAGTTTGGATCTCCTTTGGGGAAGAAGTCCACCTTAGGACCACGAGCAGCAACCGCAAAGAAGGAACCTACAAAGAGAACCAACATAGTTACCATCACCAGAGCTGGATGACCAATAGCCCAGCTTACCAATCGCGCATAGCCGTTTTGGAAACGGGGCAACACTTTAGTCTGGAAACCAGCAATCATGTGCACAAACACGAACTTGTTCAGGAAGCACAGAATGATGACGGTAATCGTCAGGTTGCCTACGAAGGGCGAGCCCGCTACATAGCCAATCATTGCTACAAGGAGCAGCAAGCCCATCGCAATGAGGAAGTTCTTCGTCAGCTTGGGCTTTTCGCCGCTGTGATGATCCTCACGCTCCATGAAGGACACAGCAAACACCGGGTTCATAACGAAGGCCACAATGAGTGAAGCCATCAGCGTCAGGATGAGGGTAACAGGCAAGTAGAACATGAAGCTACCCACGATACCCGGCCAGAACATCAGCGGCACGAAAGGAGCTACGGTGGTCAAAGTACCCGCTAATACAGGCACGAATACCTCACCAGCTGCGTACTTAGCAGCTTGCTTCGTGGTCAACTCCGGATGCTCATGCAGCAAGCGGTGCGTGTTCTCGATAACCACGATAGCATCATCCACCACAATACCCAACGCGAGCAGGAAGGCGAACAGCACAATCATGTTCAGCGTGAAGTCGAAGGTAGGCAGCAAGATGAAGGCCAGGAACATGGAAAGCGGTACCGACAGACCTACGAACAAGGCGTTGGTAGTGCCCATGAAGAACATCAGAATCACTGTTACCAGCAGGAAGCCGATAATGATGGTGTTGATCAGGTCGTGCAGGGTTACGCGGGTGTCGTTAGAGGTATCACCCGTGATAGTGATTTCCAACTCCTTGGGCAAGGAACTCTTCGAGTCTTCAATGATCTGCTTGATCTTGTCAGACGCGTTGATCAGGTTTTCACCCTGGCGTTTTACCACGTTCAGCGTAACCGAAGGCTTACCGTCGAGGCGGGCGTAGCTTTCGCGGTCTTTAAAGGCATCTTCCACCGTAGCAATATCGCCGAGGCGCACGGCCGAGCCATTTAGGTTCTTGATCTGAATGTCGGCAATGTCGGACGCGCGAGCATATTGGCCAGCCACGCGCACGGCGCGCTTCTGGTTACCAACGTCGATGGAACCACCTGAAACGGTGATGTTTTCGCTGGCAATGGCACGCTCAATATCGGAGAAGCCTAGGCGCGAAGCCCGCAGCTTGTTAAGATCAACGTCTACGTTTACCTGTTGCTCCAAGGCACCCACAATATCAACCCGCGTGATTTCGGGTAGTGCCTCAATCTTATCCTGGAAGTCATCAGCGAACTTCTTCAACTGAATCACCGACAGGTTACCCGCCAAGTTGACGTTCATAATCGGCAACTCCGACAAGTTCACTTCCTGCACCGTGGGCGGCGTAGGCAAGTCGTTGGGCAGCTCGGAAGAAGCCTTGTCGACGGCGTCCTTGATGAGCTGCTTGGCATACTGCACATCTACATCGGAGCTAAACTCGACGTCTACGATGGCGTAGTCTTGGTTAGAAGTAGAGTTGATCTTCTTCACCCCGTTCACCGACTTGATTTCCTTCTCGAGCTGGCGCGTTACCAAGTTCTCGATGTCGGTGGGTGAGGTACCTGGGTAAATCGTGGCCACGATAATGCGCGGAATCACGATATCAGGAAAGTTTTCCTTGCCCAGCCGGATGTAGGTGAAGATACCCGCTACGCAGAGTAGCAGAGTAATAATATAAACGCTGGTCTTATTATCAATAGACCAACTGGTTGGCTTAAATTCTTTTTCGACGTCCTGCATGGTATAATCGTTTGTGCGGATATGGACGAACTACCTCTTCTCAGGGGAAAAGGGGGAACGATGGTTATCGTCTTTACAGACTAACAACCTGTCCTTCATTAATATTCTGATAGCCAGCGGAAATAACTTTGTCATCAGCCGCCAATCCTTTCGTTACTTCTACCTCGCCGTTGTAAGTGGCACCGGTCTGGATGACGCGCTTGCGGGCTACGGCCTGATTGCCTTTCTGCTCCACCACGTATACATAGCTATTCTGTTCGTCGCGCTGCACCAGGTCTACGGGTACTACCGTAGCGTTCTGGCGGGTGTAGTTCTCGATACGAACGGTGGCTACCATATTGGGGCGCAACTGTATGTTCGTCTTACTGTTGAGGCGAAGCTCAACCGTGAACGTGCGGCTGGTCGGGTTGATGGAGCTGCTCACCACGCGCACGGTAGCCGGGAACTCTTGGTTGCCCATATCCGGAATCGTGACGATGGCTTTGTCGCCGGCTTTAATACCGCCCGAGTAGCTTTCGGATACGTCGGCCAAAATTTTGCCCCCCGTACCGCTTACCAAGCGCACGATGGGTGTACCCGGCGCTACCACCTCACCCAGCTTCGGCAATACCTCATCAGCAGTGCCGGCGAATGGAGCCGTTACGTTGAACAGCTCACGCTGACGACCGAGTGTGCTCAGGTTGCGTTGCAGAGCGTCGTAGTTGTTTTTGGCTTGCAGAAACTGGATTTCAGTACCAATCTGCTGATCCCACAGACGCTTTTGCTTTTCATATACTACCCGAGCCAGATCTAAGCGAGTGCGCAGTTCGGCAATATTGGACTCGAGCACGCCCGCGTCAATAGTAGCGAGCACCTGCCCCTTGCGGACCCGGTCGCCACGCTGCACGCGCAGGCTGGTAAGCGAGCCACCCGAACGGGCCGACACAGTGGCATTCTGATCGAAGTCGACGCGACCTTGTACTTCTAAGTAGCTGCGAAAATCAGCGGGCTTTACGTTTAGTACTGATACAGGCACTGCCGTAGCAGCGGCACCTGTGGCAGTAGCACCAGAAGCACCGGCCGCAGGCACTGCCTTAGCTTCAAGGGCGGCAATCTTAGCCTGATTTTCGGCCTGCTCTTTTTTCAGCGCGGCCAACTCAGCCTGCGGGTCCTTCTGCCCGCAGGCAGCTAGCAGCGTTAGGGCAAGAATGGCGGGAGTGATGCTGTATTTCATGGAGGAGAAGCGGTTCACTAACTAACTGAAAGGATGAAAAAGGTGCGACTGGGGGGCATTTTTTGCGCATTAGTGGAGCAAAAAGCCCCCAGCCACCGCTATGTTTATTTATTGCTCTGATACAGTGTGCCAGCGGCCTTATCGAAATCGACCTTGGCTACCAGCGCGTCGTAGAGCGAAGTGTAGTAATTGGTTTGGGCCTGGCGCAAATCAGTTTCAGCCGTAATTACTTCCAGGTTAGAGCCTACGCCCTCCTGAAACTTGATTTTGGCTACCCGTGCTACTTCTGTGGCTAGCTCAAGGTTTGCCTTCTGGTTTGCCAACACGTCGAGCGTGTTTTGCAGGCTGGTTTCGCTCTGGCGACGCTCCAAGTCAATGCCTTGCTGCAGCGTAGTGAATCCTTTTTGCACTTGCTCCAGCGCGAGCTTGCCTTGCTGAATAGAGGCGCGCTTGCGGAAGCCATCGAACACGGGAATCTGCAAAGACAAGCCGTAGTTGCCAAAGCCAAACCAGTTCTGATTCAGGACTTGCCGCCCACTGGGCGTGGTAGTTCTGGAGTTAGGTCCGCGGAAATCCAGCAGCCCACCCAAGCGTGGATCAGAACCAATGAAACCGTAGTTAGCGGTGAGGTTGAGCGAAGGCAGATAGCCCGCCCGGCGGTTGCGCACATCAAGCGCGGCCAAGTCGCGCTGGGATTCCAGCACCTGATACTCGATGCGGCGGCTATAGTCGAACTCGTTGCCGGCACTTTGTAGGCGGTTACGCTCAGCTTCCACCACGGCCGCGTCGAGGCGGTCAGTAAGGTTCACCACTTGGCGCTGGTCGAGGCCCATTTGAAACTTAAGCAAGGCTACGCTTAGATCAATCAGGCGGGTAGCGTTCTGCTGCTCAATGCGCAGATTATTGAGTTGAACCTGCAAGCGCTGCACGTCTAGCTTTTCAACAAAGCCT
The window above is part of the Hymenobacter radiodurans genome. Proteins encoded here:
- a CDS encoding efflux RND transporter permease subunit, yielding MQDVEKEFKPTSWSIDNKTSVYIITLLLCVAGIFTYIRLGKENFPDIVIPRIIVATIYPGTSPTDIENLVTRQLEKEIKSVNGVKKINSTSNQDYAIVDVEFSSDVDVQYAKQLIKDAVDKASSELPNDLPTPPTVQEVNLSELPIMNVNLAGNLSVIQLKKFADDFQDKIEALPEITRVDIVGALEQQVNVDVDLNKLRASRLGFSDIERAIASENITVSGGSIDVGNQKRAVRVAGQYARASDIADIQIKNLNGSAVRLGDIATVEDAFKDRESYARLDGKPSVTLNVVKRQGENLINASDKIKQIIEDSKSSLPKELEITITGDTSNDTRVTLHDLINTIIIGFLLVTVILMFFMGTTNALFVGLSVPLSMFLAFILLPTFDFTLNMIVLFAFLLALGIVVDDAIVVIENTHRLLHEHPELTTKQAAKYAAGEVFVPVLAGTLTTVAPFVPLMFWPGIVGSFMFYLPVTLILTLMASLIVAFVMNPVFAVSFMEREDHHSGEKPKLTKNFLIAMGLLLLVAMIGYVAGSPFVGNLTITVIILCFLNKFVFVHMIAGFQTKVLPRFQNGYARLVSWAIGHPALVMVTMLVLFVGSFFAVAARGPKVDFFPKGDPNFIYTYLKMPVGTRVAVTDSVARELEKRIYGVIGKNNPDVESVISNVAIGAGDPGEATATGVSQSHLAKIGVAFKELSERTGPKTSTYMDDIREVVKGIPGAEISVDQEASGPPTGKPIAIEVAGDDYQQLAALSKKVERYIDSLNIGGIEDLRSNLEDRNPEIAVNIDRVRANREGISTAQIGVEVRTAIYGYEASKFKTADDDYPIQVRYAKPYREDVNAILNSPLTFRDATGQIRQVPISSVAGVEYGTTYGGIKRKDVKRVITISSNVLNGFTGPDVVREIETALKAFPTPSGYTISMGGAQEDQQETSDFLGIAAVGALALIFIILVTQFNSVSKPIIILTEVIFSIIGVMLGLAITGMNVSIVMTGVGIIALAGIVVKNGILLVEFTDMLRSQGMPLREAIVLAGRTRLNPVILTATAAILGLIPLAIGLNIDFYEMFNSFQPHFFIGGESVVFWGPLAWTIIFGLSFATIITLVVVPVMYLINERLRAKITGNDPDAPVTPPADAEEIRATRPPVLAEA
- a CDS encoding acyl carrier protein, producing MISSSTSVPSTIEQQVLRIISKRKAIKPTRLRIGSNLSRELGFDTVDVVDIILELERSFKITIPDEVPLSTVGDFVSYVASHTPEVRQVA
- a CDS encoding DUF1232 domain-containing protein, yielding MNTPNPKGENIASSPLFKTFLGKAEEYIKKPLRIKQLLNDAYQKASEKNDLGTLAQEAWESLQVLFRLVRTSVSGEYTGVPTPTIVAAVAVLIYFLSPIDLIPDFIPVIGLLDDVALLAWFTTKLKEEMDHFVAWEHSRPTVVNTSSAMATTNGPVDSPSGAAVSLTSTDGTTSESGPKPQNAPQTSPDHTLDRGVEAPESAKRMGTVDLNHPAAGSGPAQSRTDSGISSPDSSNPNPSLAGPNDTTPKTGVQPHADDTYNTDGSRTRNDSSNDTGGNVR
- a CDS encoding TolC family protein, with the translated sequence MKNSLRLLMLALVLSFLGLHQLLAQTPATGQSPAASAPMALSLQQAIDYALQNKSTLQSQRLNEQIASARVNEVTASGLPQINIGGGVTDNFKLQRQLVDFGAFAGGAGTLNGTTLTPDQLRNVQSGQSVVLEPAYTQVESAGPQPLAFGLRYQGNASAQLTQPLFNASVFLGLKAAKVYEKLSVRQTQQTEVEVVEQVSKAYYSTLVAGERLQLLARNVQRLDTLLYQTEQTFKEGFVEKLDVQRLQVQLNNLRIEQQNATRLIDLSVALLKFQMGLDQRQVVNLTDRLDAAVVEAERNRLQSAGNEFDYSRRIEYQVLESQRDLAALDVRNRRAGYLPSLNLTANYGFIGSDPRLGGLLDFRGPNSRTTTPSGRQVLNQNWFGFGNYGLSLQIPVFDGFRKRASIQQGKLALEQVQKGFTTLQQGIDLERRQSETSLQNTLDVLANQKANLELATEVARVAKIKFQEGVGSNLEVITAETDLRQAQTNYYTSLYDALVAKVDFDKAAGTLYQSNK
- a CDS encoding efflux RND transporter periplasmic adaptor subunit; its protein translation is MKYSITPAILALTLLAACGQKDPQAELAALKKEQAENQAKIAALEAKAVPAAGASGATATGAAATAVPVSVLNVKPADFRSYLEVQGRVDFDQNATVSARSGGSLTSLRVQRGDRVRKGQVLATIDAGVLESNIAELRTRLDLARVVYEKQKRLWDQQIGTEIQFLQAKNNYDALQRNLSTLGRQRELFNVTAPFAGTADEVLPKLGEVVAPGTPIVRLVSGTGGKILADVSESYSGGIKAGDKAIVTIPDMGNQEFPATVRVVSSSINPTSRTFTVELRLNSKTNIQLRPNMVATVRIENYTRQNATVVPVDLVQRDEQNSYVYVVEQKGNQAVARKRVIQTGATYNGEVEVTKGLAADDKVISAGYQNINEGQVVSL